The Apostichopus japonicus isolate 1M-3 chromosome 20, ASM3797524v1, whole genome shotgun sequence genome contains a region encoding:
- the LOC139961837 gene encoding uncharacterized protein isoform X2 yields MATWSPFMEGLTENFFKCPVCLDQFNDPQQLPCLHRYCNDCLRKVVQVSHDGTIKCPLCKQRCCIPKDGLDCFKTDFHMKSMLEFIELHKSFEKKDLKQCVSCLKDVVCSAYCFKCRDFLCNECYKVHISSKIFTDHQPSTLKLENMAAKNLTMEEIAAMTEDPRCRFHIKEPAKLCCGTCQNEPVCLVCTHGKHKGHNLIDVNDLARKERTLLNRNLEELSKHKTKLYALPEKVQMALVKLNENVTKKTELLTIQHEEQAKMIKDKLAECNDEREQGVADIENRRGCEKREITVKHEEEMNRLIMKHQENMKSTDVKYDQELEEFKEIRQEIEGEFFKKLWELDSNFKTLTTAKDLLTSQNKNECEEILNNCKQLIKRFENLSATSSSILACNDDWTDAQCFPDIRAASERMLEDMKQEYPELESLSDFVISDITKVIYDKVVITESAESVVDVPGIKAKGYRITGVTSSSNGNIVMIGSVSKEKSHITVINMQGEILNQNVLNRNKRFGPRASRYCCNLPGSNVITVCVPDEIGIYNISDYSYQKKNISDMVKTWPDGRYVRSVTTNPAKNQIIVGTNSREVYVFDYQLNYSHTIVLPDEIKGSYDITHHDGNLLICDYGGGTSYAVTIVTSGSKVVYTFTKPKLSGADLRPYNVCIGKGGFIYMLWEDNKQLNTVLTQYSRDGQQLLTTISVDDDARCFTTSVIDGEEKLMIATTRFGKMYMYGLVPA; encoded by the coding sequence ATGGCTACCTGGAGCCCTTTCATGGAGGGCCTGACAGAAAACTTCTTCAAGTGCCCTGTTTGTTTGGATCAATTTAATGACCCGCAACAgttaccatgtcttcatcgatacTGTAACGATTGCTTGAGAAAAGTGGTTCAAGTCAGCCATGATGGGACAATTAAATGTCCACTTTGTAAACAGCGATGTTGTATACCAAAGGATGGATTGGACTGCTTTAAGACTGATTTTCATATGAAGAGTATGCTCGAGTTCATAGAATTgcataaatcatttgaaaagaaagatttgaagCAGTGTGTGAGCTGTTTAAAGGATGTGGTATGTTCCGCTTACTGTTTTAAATGTAGAGATTTTTTATGCAACGAATGTTACAAGGTTCATATCAGTAGTAAAATATTTACTGATCACCAACCAAGCACtctgaaattggaaaatatggCAGCTAAGAACCTGACCATGGAGGAAATAGCTGCAATGACGGAAGATCCCAGGTGCCGTTTTCATATAAAAGAACCAGCCAAATTGTGCTGTGGTACATGCCAAAATGAACCGGTTTGTTTAGTTTGCACTCACGGTAAGCACAAAGGTCACAATCTCATAGATGTGAATGACCTAGCCCGGAAAGAAAGGACATTACTGAATCGGAACCTCGAGGAACTAAGCAAGCACAAGACTAAACTATACGCGTTACCCGAGAAGGTTCAAATGGCGCTagtaaaattgaatgaaaatgttacaaaaaagacagagttgttgacaattcaacACGAGGAACAGGCAAAGATGATAAAGGATAAACTTGCCGAATGTAACGATGAACGTGAACAAGGAGTTGCTGACATAGAAAATAGAAGAGGATGTGAAAAACGTGAAATAACTGTTAAACATGAAGAGGAAATGAACCGCTTGATCATGAAAcatcaagaaaatatgaaaagtaccGATGTCAAATATGACCAGGAATTGGAAGAATTTAAGGAAATTCGTCAAGAAATTGAGGGTGAATTCTTTAAAAAACTCTGGGAGTTAGATAGTAATTTCAAGACCTTGACAACAGCTAAAGATCTTCttacaagtcaaaacaaaaacgaatgtgAAGAAATACTGAATAATTGTAAGCAACTTATTAAACGGTTCGAAAACTTATCAGCAACGTCTTCTTCCATTCTTGCATGTAATGACGATTGGACAGACGCACAGTGTTTCCCCGACATAAGAGCAGCCAGTGAACGTATGCTCGAAGACATGAAACAAGAATATCCAGAGttagaatctttatctgattttgtCATCAGTGATATAACAAAAGTTATATATGATAAAGTTGTAATTACAGAAAGCGCAGAGTCTGTTGTTGATGTTCCGGGGATCAAAGCTAAAGGTTACAGGATCACCGGTGTGACAAGTAGTAGCAATGGTAATATCGTTATGATTGGTAGTGTATCAAAAGAGAAATCACACATCACTGTCATTAACATGCAAGGAGAAATATTAAATCAGAATGTCTTAAATAGAAATAAGAGATTTGGGCCTCGGGCATCTCGTTACTGTTGTAATTTGCCAGGGTCTAATGTCATTACAGTTTGCGTACCGGATGAAATcggtatttataatatttctgaCTATTCTTACCAAAAGAAGAACATCAGTGATATGGTTAAGACGTGGCCAGATGGTAGGTATGTGCGTTCTGTTACCACGAATCCCGCCAAGAATCAAATCATTGTTGGTACTAACAGCAGAGAAGTGTATGTATTTGATTATCAGCTGAATTACAGTCACACGATAGTACTACCTGATGAAATCAAGGGATCATATGATATCACTCACCACGACGGTAATCTCCTGATCTGTGACTATGGGGGTGGGACCTCATATGCAGTTACCATAGTGACATCAGGGAGTAAGGTGGTGTATACATTCACCAAACCAAAACTAAGTGGAGCTGACTTAAGACCATACAATGTGTGCATAGGCAAGGGAGGGTTCATCTACATGTTATGGGAAGATAATAAGCAGCTGAACACTGTGCTAACACAATACAGTCGAGATGGTCAGCAATTACTAACAACAATTTCAGTTGATGACGACGCACGGTGCTTTACCACATCCGTAATAGATGGTGAGGAGAAGCTCATGATAGCCACCACAAGGTTTGGGAAGATGTATATGTACGGACTAGTACCTGCATAG